A window from Pseudomonas alloputida encodes these proteins:
- the glcC gene encoding transcriptional regulator GlcC, whose product MGTEGKAKVADQVAERVERLIVEGVLKVGQALPSERRLVEKLGCSRSALREGLRVLRGRGIIDTEQGRGSFVADLTGQAGATPLMHLFSSQPRTLFDLLEVRALLEAESARLAALRATDVDRLLIRRRYEEMLAAHEAAQALDAREHARRDHAFHRAISEASHNPVLVHTLQSLSDLTLSTVFASVNNLYCRPAQKRQIDRQHARLYRAVMEQLPEQAQRAAREHINGIRDSLREIEQEEQRLVRATMRMDGWG is encoded by the coding sequence GTGGGTACTGAAGGCAAGGCCAAGGTCGCCGACCAGGTGGCCGAACGGGTTGAGCGGCTTATCGTCGAAGGCGTGCTCAAGGTGGGCCAGGCACTGCCGTCGGAGCGGCGGCTGGTGGAAAAGCTTGGCTGTTCACGTTCGGCCTTGCGCGAGGGCCTGCGCGTTCTGCGTGGGCGCGGCATCATCGACACCGAACAGGGGCGGGGTTCGTTCGTCGCCGATCTCACCGGGCAGGCGGGTGCTACGCCTTTGATGCACCTGTTCAGTTCGCAACCGCGCACTCTGTTCGACCTGCTGGAGGTCCGGGCGTTGCTGGAGGCTGAGTCGGCGCGGCTGGCGGCGTTGCGGGCTACCGACGTCGACCGCCTGCTGATCCGCCGGCGCTACGAAGAAATGCTGGCTGCGCACGAGGCTGCGCAGGCGCTCGATGCCCGTGAGCATGCCCGCCGTGACCATGCCTTTCACCGGGCCATCAGTGAGGCGTCGCATAACCCAGTGCTGGTGCATACCCTGCAATCGCTCAGTGACCTGACGTTGAGCACGGTGTTTGCGTCGGTCAACAACTTGTACTGCCGGCCAGCGCAGAAACGCCAGATTGATCGGCAGCATGCGCGGTTGTACCGCGCAGTCATGGAACAACTGCCCGAGCAGGCGCAGCGGGCGGCGCGTGAGCATATCAACGGCATACGCGACAGTTTGCGGGAGATCGAGCAGGAAGAGCAGCGCCTGGTCAGGGCGACCATGCGTATGGATGGCTGGGGGTGA
- the mrdA gene encoding penicillin-binding protein 2 has protein sequence MPQPIPLKDHEKEKHLVNRRLLACAAMVFSLCAVLVGRLYVLQVLQHDQQTAVSENNRVHVLPIAPERGLIYDRNGVVLADNKPSFDLTMTRERAGGDSAKVLDTLTQVLGLTEDDRKQFDKDLRRGRKPFEPVTLMVGLSEEQIALVAVNQFRLPGLEVEPQFIREYPLAGHFAHSVGYVGRINEKEAKTLDSTEYRGTQSIGKTGIERFYESQLHGHVGYEEVETNAQGRVMRVLNHKDPTPGQDIVLTLDAHLQIAAEKALGDRRGSVVVLDPANGDVLAMVSNPSFDPNLFVKGISFKQYAALRDSIDRPLFNRVLRGLYAPGSTVKPEVAIAGLDSGVITPGSRVFDPGYYELPNYDHKYRNWNRSGDGWVDMYTAIMRSNDTYFYDLAHKLGIDRLHDYMAEFGLGQKVSLDMFEEASGLMPSAEWKRATRRQAWFPGETLILGIGQGYMQVTPLQLAQATSLLASKGVWHRPHLAMTVGGDTPIDPNPMPDIVLHDKHAWDQVSQGMQMVMHDPRGIARAAAAGAQYRIAGKSGTAQVVAIKQGERYNRNKTLERHRDNALFVGFAPAEHPSVVVAVMIENGEAGGRVAGPVVREVMDAYLLDEQGHLKPEYAGGAPTRGVPHT, from the coding sequence ATGCCGCAACCCATCCCGCTAAAGGACCACGAAAAGGAAAAGCACCTGGTCAACCGTCGGCTTCTGGCCTGCGCTGCCATGGTGTTCAGCCTGTGTGCCGTCTTGGTGGGCCGGCTCTATGTACTGCAAGTGCTGCAGCACGACCAGCAAACGGCCGTGTCGGAAAACAACCGCGTGCACGTGCTGCCCATCGCCCCCGAACGCGGGCTGATCTACGACCGCAACGGCGTGGTACTGGCCGACAACAAGCCCAGCTTCGACCTGACCATGACCCGGGAGCGGGCCGGCGGCGACTCGGCCAAGGTGCTCGACACCCTGACGCAGGTGCTGGGCCTGACCGAAGACGACCGTAAGCAGTTCGACAAGGACCTGCGCCGTGGCCGCAAACCGTTCGAGCCCGTAACCCTTATGGTGGGCCTGAGCGAGGAGCAGATCGCCCTGGTAGCGGTGAACCAGTTCCGCCTGCCGGGCCTGGAGGTGGAGCCGCAGTTCATCCGCGAGTACCCACTGGCCGGGCATTTCGCGCATTCAGTGGGCTATGTGGGGCGCATCAACGAGAAAGAAGCCAAAACGCTCGACAGCACTGAGTACCGCGGCACCCAATCGATTGGCAAGACCGGCATCGAGCGCTTCTACGAAAGCCAACTGCATGGCCACGTGGGCTACGAAGAGGTCGAGACCAACGCTCAGGGGCGGGTGATGCGCGTGCTCAACCACAAGGACCCGACCCCCGGGCAGGATATAGTCCTCACCCTCGACGCCCATTTGCAGATAGCCGCAGAAAAAGCGCTGGGTGACCGCCGTGGCTCGGTGGTGGTATTGGACCCGGCCAATGGTGACGTACTGGCGATGGTCAGCAACCCCAGCTTCGACCCCAACTTGTTCGTCAAGGGCATCAGCTTCAAGCAGTATGCCGCGCTGCGCGACTCCATCGACCGCCCACTGTTCAACCGTGTCCTGCGCGGCCTGTATGCGCCCGGCTCGACCGTGAAGCCTGAAGTGGCCATCGCTGGCCTCGACAGCGGGGTGATCACCCCTGGCAGCCGGGTGTTCGACCCGGGCTACTACGAACTGCCCAACTATGACCACAAGTACCGCAACTGGAACCGCAGCGGCGACGGCTGGGTGGACATGTACACCGCCATCATGCGTTCCAACGACACCTACTTCTACGACCTGGCGCACAAGTTGGGCATCGACCGGCTGCACGACTACATGGCCGAGTTCGGCCTGGGCCAGAAGGTGTCGCTGGACATGTTCGAGGAAGCCTCCGGGCTGATGCCCTCGGCCGAGTGGAAGCGCGCCACACGACGCCAGGCCTGGTTCCCCGGCGAGACGCTGATCCTTGGCATTGGCCAGGGTTACATGCAGGTCACCCCCCTGCAGTTGGCCCAGGCCACCAGCCTGCTGGCAAGCAAGGGCGTGTGGCACCGCCCGCACCTGGCCATGACCGTGGGCGGCGATACGCCGATCGACCCAAACCCCATGCCCGACATCGTGCTGCACGACAAGCATGCCTGGGACCAGGTCAGCCAGGGCATGCAGATGGTCATGCACGACCCGCGCGGCATTGCTCGCGCCGCGGCCGCCGGTGCCCAGTACCGAATTGCCGGCAAAAGCGGTACCGCGCAGGTGGTGGCGATCAAGCAGGGTGAGCGTTACAACCGCAACAAGACCCTTGAGCGCCACCGCGACAACGCCCTGTTTGTCGGCTTTGCTCCGGCTGAGCACCCCAGTGTGGTGGTGGCGGTAATGATCGAGAACGGTGAGGCTGGAGGCCGGGTCGCAGGGCCGGTGGTGCGGGAGGTGATGGATGCTTATCTGCTGGACGAGCAAGGGCACCTGAAGCCGGAGTATGCGGGCGGCGCACCCACTCGGGGTGTGCCACACACGTGA
- a CDS encoding glutathione S-transferase family protein, producing the protein MSDYKLHCFAESGNAHKAALMLELTGQNWQPVFVDFFHGQTREQTWRDEVNEQGEVPVMEHAGKRITQSALILEYLAEQTGQFGPRDEDEKREIWRWMLFDNHKFTSYYAALRFLFCLKNTGETDVTRFLRERATAAYRIVDAHLAKTPFMVGGRLTIADLSLAGYVFMPEDTGIPLAVFTHIEAWKARIQALPGWKHPYELMPRTAS; encoded by the coding sequence ATGTCCGACTACAAGCTGCACTGCTTCGCCGAATCCGGTAACGCCCACAAGGCTGCGCTCATGCTTGAACTCACCGGCCAGAACTGGCAGCCGGTGTTCGTCGACTTCTTCCATGGCCAGACGCGTGAGCAAACCTGGCGCGATGAGGTGAACGAGCAGGGCGAGGTGCCGGTGATGGAACACGCTGGCAAGCGCATCACCCAGTCTGCGCTGATCCTCGAATACCTTGCCGAACAGACCGGCCAGTTCGGGCCTCGCGATGAAGATGAAAAGCGCGAGATCTGGCGCTGGATGCTGTTCGACAACCATAAGTTCACCAGCTATTACGCTGCGCTGCGCTTTTTGTTTTGCCTGAAGAACACCGGCGAAACCGATGTGACGCGGTTCCTGCGCGAGCGTGCCACGGCGGCTTACCGTATTGTCGACGCGCACCTGGCGAAGACGCCATTCATGGTCGGTGGCCGGTTGACCATCGCCGACCTGTCGTTGGCCGGGTATGTGTTCATGCCGGAAGACACCGGTATCCCGTTGGCAGTGTTCACGCACATCGAGGCGTGGAAAGCCCGCATCCAGGCACTGCCGGGGTGGAAACACCCGTATGAGCTGATGCCGCGCACGGCATCCTGA
- the glcD gene encoding glycolate oxidase subunit GlcD, producing the protein MNILYDERVDGALPNVDLAALLQALRDALPDLEILHRDEDLKPYECDGLSAYRTVPLLVALPERLEQVQTLLKLCHQRGVPVVARGAGTGLSGGALPLAKGILLVMARFNRILEVNPQGRYARVQPGVRNLAISQAAAPHGMYYAPDPSSQIACSIGGNVAENAGGVHCLKYGLTVHNVLKVDILTVEGERLSLGSDALDSPGFDLLALFIGSEGMLGIVTEVTVKLLPKPQVARVILASFDSVEDAGRAVADIIAAGIIPGGLEMMDNLAIRAAEDFIHAGYPVDAAAILLCELDGVEADVYDDCERVAAVLTQAGAREVHLACDEAERARFWAGRKNAFPAVGRISPDYYCMDGTIPRRELPRVLKGISDLSAEYGLRVANVFHAGDGNMHPLILFDANLPGELERAEAIGGKILELCVKVGGSITGEHGVGREKINQMCAQFNSDEITLFHAVKAAFDPQGLLNPGKNIPTLHRCAEFGALHVHQGQLPFPELERF; encoded by the coding sequence ATGAATATCCTGTACGACGAACGCGTCGATGGCGCGCTGCCCAACGTGGACCTGGCCGCCCTGTTGCAGGCGCTGCGCGATGCCCTGCCGGATCTTGAAATCCTGCACCGCGATGAAGACCTCAAACCGTACGAATGCGACGGCCTGTCGGCCTACCGCACCGTGCCACTGCTGGTGGCGCTGCCCGAGCGCCTGGAGCAGGTGCAGACGCTGTTGAAGCTTTGCCACCAGCGCGGCGTACCGGTGGTTGCGCGTGGCGCCGGTACCGGCCTGTCTGGTGGTGCCCTGCCGCTGGCCAAGGGCATCCTGCTGGTGATGGCGCGCTTCAACCGTATCCTCGAGGTCAACCCGCAGGGGCGTTACGCCCGCGTGCAACCGGGCGTACGCAACCTGGCCATCTCCCAGGCCGCCGCACCCCATGGTATGTACTACGCACCCGACCCTTCCTCGCAAATTGCCTGCTCGATCGGTGGCAACGTCGCCGAAAACGCCGGTGGCGTGCACTGCCTCAAGTACGGCCTGACCGTACACAATGTGCTCAAGGTGGACATCCTTACGGTCGAGGGCGAACGCCTGAGCCTGGGCAGCGATGCCCTGGACAGCCCCGGCTTCGACCTGCTGGCATTGTTCATCGGCTCCGAAGGCATGCTCGGTATCGTCACCGAAGTCACCGTCAAGCTGCTGCCCAAGCCCCAGGTGGCGCGGGTGATACTGGCCAGTTTCGACAGCGTCGAGGACGCCGGCCGGGCAGTCGCCGACATCATCGCTGCCGGCATCATTCCCGGCGGCCTGGAGATGATGGACAACCTGGCGATCCGCGCCGCTGAAGACTTCATCCATGCCGGCTACCCGGTGGACGCGGCGGCGATCCTGCTGTGCGAACTGGATGGCGTGGAAGCCGATGTTTACGACGACTGCGAGCGCGTCGCCGCCGTGCTGACGCAAGCCGGGGCCCGCGAGGTGCACCTGGCCTGCGACGAAGCCGAGCGCGCTCGTTTCTGGGCCGGGCGCAAGAACGCCTTCCCGGCCGTGGGACGCATCTCCCCGGACTACTACTGCATGGACGGCACCATCCCGCGCCGCGAGTTACCACGGGTGCTCAAGGGCATCAGCGACCTGTCCGCGGAGTACGGCCTGCGGGTGGCCAACGTGTTCCATGCCGGCGACGGCAACATGCATCCTTTGATCCTGTTCGATGCCAACCTGCCCGGCGAGCTGGAGCGTGCCGAAGCGATCGGCGGCAAGATTCTGGAGCTGTGTGTGAAAGTGGGCGGCAGCATCACCGGTGAACACGGCGTGGGGCGCGAGAAGATCAACCAGATGTGCGCGCAGTTCAACAGCGACGAAATTACCCTGTTCCACGCGGTGAAGGCCGCCTTCGACCCCCAGGGCCTGCTCAACCCCGGCAAGAACATTCCCACCCTGCACCGCTGCGCCGAATTCGGCGCCCTGCACGTGCACCAGGGGCAACTGCCCTTCCCCGAGCTGGAGCGCTTCTGA
- a CDS encoding GntR family transcriptional regulator: MSKPGQMVLVALRKMIASGELAAGERLMEVPTAELFGVSRMPVRMAFRTLEQEGLLVRFGGRGFQVRSVSADDIAGAVEVRGVLEGLAARQAAERGLSVQARAALQQCLVDGDQLFDKGFVSEDDLQVYHDLNMRFHQVIIDASHNPAIAVALARNDHLPFASVTALAVDRHDLAREYRRFNFAHMQHHAVFDALVNRQGARAEAIMREHANATLRYAETFGGAAADAGMKVILPSS, translated from the coding sequence ATGAGCAAACCCGGTCAGATGGTGCTGGTTGCGTTGCGCAAGATGATCGCTTCAGGCGAGTTGGCGGCCGGCGAGCGCTTGATGGAAGTCCCAACCGCTGAACTGTTCGGCGTTTCACGCATGCCGGTGCGCATGGCATTTCGCACCCTCGAACAGGAAGGCCTGCTGGTGCGCTTTGGTGGCCGGGGGTTTCAGGTGCGCTCGGTCAGCGCCGATGACATCGCGGGTGCGGTCGAGGTGCGCGGTGTGCTGGAGGGGTTGGCGGCGCGTCAGGCTGCAGAACGTGGCTTGTCGGTGCAAGCACGCGCTGCGTTGCAACAATGCCTGGTCGACGGCGATCAGCTGTTCGACAAGGGCTTTGTGAGCGAAGACGACTTGCAGGTCTATCACGACCTGAACATGCGCTTTCATCAGGTGATCATCGACGCCAGCCACAACCCGGCCATTGCCGTTGCCCTGGCGCGCAACGATCACCTGCCATTCGCCTCGGTCACCGCACTGGCGGTGGACCGCCATGATCTGGCTCGCGAATACCGGCGCTTCAACTTCGCCCATATGCAGCACCACGCCGTGTTCGACGCCCTGGTCAACCGCCAGGGTGCCCGCGCCGAAGCGATCATGCGCGAGCACGCCAATGCCACCTTGCGCTATGCCGAAACCTTTGGCGGGGCTGCGGCAGACGCGGGCATGAAAGTCATCCTGCCCTCGTCGTAA
- a CDS encoding OprD family porin — MMDTTCTLARSVLAVSLAFGLGLPAWAQEGGFLEDAKGGLTLRNYYFNRDFRDPGAAKGKVEEWAQGFIFKFSSGYTPGLIGFGLDGIALFGVKLDSGGGTSGSELLPVHDDGRAADDYGRAGLAAKLRMSATELKVGELLPDIPLLRYDDGRLLPQTFRGAMLDSREIEGLSLQAGQYREVSLRHSSDMQDLSAWAAPGVTSDGFNYAGAEYRFNQQRTLIGAWHSQLEDIYQQSYFNLLHSQRVGEWTLGANLGYFIDRDDGQARIGDIQSRTGYALLSASHSGHTLYLGLQKVSGDSQWMSVYGSSGRTLGNDMFNGNFSNADERSWQVRYDYNFAALGVPGLLAMVRYGHGENATTAAGSNGKEWERDAEVNYTFQSGALKNLNIRLNNATNRRSFNSDLDQTRLIVSYPLTL, encoded by the coding sequence ATGATGGACACAACTTGCACGCTGGCCCGTTCGGTCCTGGCTGTTTCGCTGGCGTTTGGCCTTGGTTTGCCGGCCTGGGCGCAAGAGGGGGGCTTCTTGGAAGATGCCAAGGGTGGGCTGACATTGCGCAACTACTACTTCAACCGCGATTTCCGCGACCCGGGGGCCGCCAAGGGCAAGGTTGAAGAGTGGGCCCAGGGTTTCATCTTCAAGTTCAGCTCTGGCTACACCCCGGGGCTGATCGGTTTTGGCCTGGATGGTATCGCCCTGTTCGGCGTGAAGCTGGACAGCGGCGGCGGTACCAGCGGCTCAGAACTGTTGCCGGTGCACGATGACGGGCGAGCGGCCGACGACTACGGTCGGGCCGGGCTGGCGGCGAAGCTGCGTATGTCCGCGACCGAGCTGAAGGTGGGGGAGTTGTTGCCGGATATTCCGCTGTTGCGTTACGACGATGGCCGCCTGCTGCCGCAGACCTTCCGTGGTGCCATGCTCGACTCGCGGGAAATCGAAGGCCTGAGCCTGCAGGCCGGCCAGTACCGCGAGGTGAGCCTGCGCCACTCTTCGGACATGCAGGACCTATCTGCCTGGGCCGCGCCCGGGGTCACCTCGGACGGCTTCAACTACGCCGGCGCCGAGTACCGCTTCAACCAGCAGCGAACACTGATCGGCGCCTGGCACTCGCAATTGGAGGACATCTACCAGCAAAGCTACTTCAACCTGCTGCACAGTCAGCGGGTAGGGGAGTGGACGTTGGGGGCCAACCTTGGCTACTTCATCGACCGGGATGACGGACAGGCGCGCATCGGCGACATCCAGAGCCGCACCGGTTACGCTTTGCTGTCAGCTTCGCACAGTGGCCACACGCTGTACCTGGGGTTGCAGAAGGTCAGTGGCGACAGTCAGTGGATGTCGGTTTACGGCAGCAGTGGGCGAACCCTGGGCAACGACATGTTCAACGGTAACTTCAGTAATGCTGACGAGCGTTCGTGGCAAGTGCGTTACGACTACAACTTTGCCGCGCTCGGTGTGCCAGGGCTGCTGGCCATGGTGCGGTACGGGCATGGCGAGAACGCCACCACGGCTGCGGGCAGCAATGGCAAGGAGTGGGAGCGCGATGCCGAGGTGAACTACACCTTCCAGAGCGGGGCTTTGAAGAACCTCAACATCCGGCTGAACAACGCGACCAACCGGCGCAGCTTCAACAGTGATCTCGACCAGACGCGCCTGATCGTCAGCTATCCGCTGACCTTGTAG
- the glcE gene encoding glycolate oxidase subunit GlcE has protein sequence MSMDRDMSQTLLEQVNQALNEGTPLRIQGSNSKAMLGNPVAGEVLDTRKHRGIVSYDPTELVLTARAGTPLREIEAALHEAGQMLPCEPPHLGPEATLGGMVAAGLSGPRRPWAGSVRDFVLGTRVITGHGKLLRFGGEVMKNVAGYDVSRLMAGSFGCLGLLTEVSLKVLPRPRLCLSLRLAMGRNEALAELAEWGQQSLPISAACHEGETLYLRLEGGEGSVQSARQRLGGDTLDNRFWSDLREQRLAFFADAAPLWRLSVPTVTGELDLPGQQLLDWGGAQRWLKTCASAQAIRDQVARVGGHATCYAPGAASSPPLPVALMRYHRALKQQLDPQGVFNPGRLYPDL, from the coding sequence ATGAGCATGGACCGCGACATGAGCCAAACGCTGTTGGAGCAGGTCAACCAGGCGCTGAACGAAGGTACGCCGCTGCGTATCCAGGGCAGCAACAGCAAAGCGATGCTCGGCAACCCGGTGGCTGGCGAAGTACTCGACACCCGCAAGCACCGCGGCATCGTCAGCTACGACCCCACCGAGCTGGTACTCACGGCCCGCGCCGGTACCCCCCTGCGCGAGATCGAGGCAGCCCTGCACGAGGCCGGCCAGATGCTGCCCTGCGAACCACCTCACCTGGGCCCCGAGGCCACCTTGGGCGGCATGGTTGCGGCCGGGTTGTCTGGCCCGCGACGGCCGTGGGCCGGGTCGGTGCGCGACTTTGTACTGGGTACACGGGTGATCACCGGCCACGGCAAGCTGCTGCGCTTTGGTGGCGAGGTGATGAAGAACGTCGCCGGCTACGATGTGTCACGCCTGATGGCGGGCAGCTTCGGATGCCTGGGGCTGCTGACCGAGGTTTCGCTGAAAGTGCTGCCACGGCCTCGCCTATGCCTGAGCCTGCGCCTGGCGATGGGCCGCAATGAAGCGCTGGCCGAGCTGGCCGAATGGGGTCAGCAATCGCTGCCAATCAGCGCCGCCTGCCATGAAGGCGAAACGCTGTACCTGCGCCTGGAAGGCGGCGAAGGGTCGGTGCAGTCGGCACGCCAGCGGCTGGGGGGCGACACGCTCGATAACCGCTTCTGGAGCGACCTGCGCGAACAGCGCCTGGCGTTCTTTGCCGACGCCGCCCCCCTGTGGCGCCTTTCCGTACCCACCGTTACCGGCGAGCTGGACCTGCCCGGCCAGCAACTGCTCGACTGGGGGGGGGCCCAGCGCTGGCTCAAGACCTGCGCGTCGGCGCAGGCCATTCGCGACCAGGTCGCCAGGGTGGGCGGCCACGCCACCTGCTACGCCCCCGGTGCAGCCAGCAGCCCGCCGCTGCCGGTTGCACTGATGCGCTACCACCGCGCCCTCAAGCAGCAGCTCGATCCCCAGGGGGTGTTCAACCCTGGTCGCCTGTACCCGGACCTGTGA
- a CDS encoding MFS transporter: MNTDLKQRLDNDPMGRFQCLAIGICIILNMIDGFDVLVMAFTAASVSAEWGLNGAQVGLLLSAGLFGMAAGSLFIAPWADRFGRRPLILLCLALSGIGMLLSALSQSPLQLALLRGLTGLGIGGILASSNVIASEYASKRWRGLAVSLQSTGYALGATLGGLLAVWLLGHWGWRSVFLFGGVVTVLVIPLVLLWLPESLDFLLARRPANALARVNRLAVRLGQPALAQLPAVAARAEGAKTGFRQLLAPAMRRTTLVIWLLFFLVMFGFYFVMSWTPKLLVAAGLSAQQGITGGVLLSVGGIVGAALIGGLASRWPLTRVLALFMLITAALLVLFVANGASVTAALALGLLIGLFSNGCVAGLYALSPVVYDASVRATGVGWGIGIGRMGAILSPTVAGVLLDGGWQPLHLYGVFASVFVLAAGCLLLLRPTAKPASALPADALSH, from the coding sequence ATGAATACCGATCTCAAGCAACGTCTGGACAACGACCCGATGGGTCGCTTTCAGTGCCTGGCCATTGGTATTTGCATCATCCTCAACATGATCGATGGCTTCGACGTGCTGGTCATGGCCTTCACCGCCGCCTCGGTGTCTGCCGAGTGGGGCCTGAATGGGGCGCAGGTTGGGCTTCTGCTCAGTGCCGGCTTGTTCGGTATGGCGGCCGGGTCATTGTTCATCGCGCCGTGGGCTGACCGCTTTGGCCGACGTCCGCTGATCCTGCTGTGTCTGGCGCTGTCCGGTATCGGCATGCTGCTCTCTGCACTGAGCCAGAGCCCGCTGCAACTGGCGCTGCTGCGCGGCCTGACCGGGCTGGGCATCGGTGGCATCCTGGCCAGCAGCAATGTGATTGCCAGTGAATATGCCAGCAAACGCTGGCGCGGCTTGGCGGTGAGCCTGCAGTCCACTGGCTATGCGCTGGGTGCGACCCTTGGCGGTTTGCTGGCGGTATGGCTGCTGGGGCATTGGGGCTGGCGATCGGTATTTCTGTTTGGCGGCGTCGTCACCGTACTGGTGATCCCGCTGGTACTGCTGTGGTTGCCAGAGTCGCTGGACTTTCTGCTGGCACGCCGGCCGGCCAATGCTCTGGCCCGGGTCAACCGCCTGGCCGTGCGCCTTGGCCAGCCGGCATTGGCGCAACTACCGGCTGTTGCCGCAAGGGCAGAGGGTGCCAAAACCGGGTTCAGGCAGCTGCTGGCGCCGGCCATGCGCCGCACCACGCTGGTGATCTGGTTGCTGTTCTTCCTGGTCATGTTCGGCTTCTACTTCGTGATGAGCTGGACGCCGAAACTGTTGGTGGCCGCCGGCTTGTCGGCCCAGCAAGGCATCACCGGCGGCGTGCTGTTGAGCGTGGGCGGCATCGTTGGCGCGGCGCTGATCGGCGGCCTGGCTTCGCGCTGGCCACTGACTCGCGTGCTGGCGTTGTTCATGCTCATCACCGCCGCGCTGCTGGTGCTGTTCGTGGCCAATGGTGCCTCGGTCACTGCGGCGCTGGCGTTGGGCCTGCTGATCGGGCTGTTTTCCAACGGCTGCGTGGCTGGGCTGTATGCCTTGTCGCCGGTGGTCTATGACGCATCGGTACGCGCCACCGGTGTGGGTTGGGGGATCGGCATCGGCCGCATGGGCGCGATTCTGTCGCCGACCGTGGCTGGCGTGCTGCTCGATGGTGGCTGGCAACCCCTGCATCTGTATGGCGTGTTCGCCAGCGTGTTCGTGCTTGCCGCAGGTTGCCTGCTGCTGTTGCGCCCAACGGCCAAGCCTGCGTCTGCCTTGCCTGCTGATGCACTGAGCCACTGA
- a CDS encoding DUF2388 domain-containing protein → MRHLLLAPALLLLMPAGAALARVDAGDVATSAGISASLYSTFKDDKRIIPARDELSAFVASGGTIRGAYVESALEQARKDHPGLQANDEELARAILSQDDPVADH, encoded by the coding sequence ATGCGCCACCTACTGCTCGCCCCTGCGCTGCTGCTCCTGATGCCTGCCGGTGCTGCCCTGGCCCGCGTCGATGCGGGCGACGTCGCCACCTCGGCCGGTATTTCCGCTTCGCTGTATTCGACCTTCAAGGACGACAAACGGATCATCCCTGCCCGTGACGAACTTTCAGCGTTCGTCGCCAGCGGCGGTACCATCCGCGGCGCCTATGTGGAGTCGGCGCTTGAACAGGCCCGCAAGGACCATCCTGGGCTGCAGGCCAACGACGAAGAGCTGGCCCGGGCCATCCTGTCGCAAGATGACCCTGTGGCTGACCATTGA
- the glcF gene encoding glycolate oxidase subunit GlcF has product MQTNLSETSRRLARADEAERILRTCVHCGFCTATCPTYQLLGDELDGPRGRIYLIKQMLEGEPVTASTQLHLDRCLTCRNCETTCPSGVKYHDLLDIGRAVVEQQVPRPLGQRLLRLGLRAVVPRPALFKALTRSGQVLRPLLPASVKRKLPAQVTTPGQRPAVRHARRILMLEGCVQPALSPNTNAAAARLLDRLGISVQPVRQAGCCGAVDYHLNAQEQGLQRARRNIDAWWPAIEAGVEAIVQTASGCGAFVRDYGHLLEKDPHYAAKAARVSALSRDLVEILRDEPIEQLALCAEQRLAFHCPCTLQHALKLGGAVEALLTRLGFTLTSVPDGHLCCGSAGTYSLTQPELSLQLRDNRLNALESGKPHLIATANIGCQAHLDGAGRTPVRHWVEIVEAALNPEPAHA; this is encoded by the coding sequence ATGCAAACCAACCTTAGCGAAACATCGCGCCGCCTGGCCCGCGCCGACGAAGCCGAGCGCATCCTGCGCACCTGTGTACATTGCGGTTTCTGCACCGCCACCTGCCCCACTTACCAGTTGCTGGGCGACGAACTGGACGGCCCGCGCGGGCGCATCTACCTGATCAAGCAGATGCTCGAAGGCGAGCCGGTCACCGCCAGCACCCAATTGCACCTGGACCGCTGCCTGACCTGCCGCAACTGCGAAACCACCTGCCCATCGGGGGTGAAGTACCACGATCTGCTGGACATCGGCCGCGCAGTGGTCGAGCAGCAGGTGCCACGCCCGCTCGGCCAGCGCCTGTTGCGCCTGGGCCTGCGTGCGGTGGTGCCGCGCCCGGCACTGTTCAAGGCCCTGACCCGCAGCGGCCAGGTGCTGCGCCCGCTGCTACCGGCCTCAGTCAAACGCAAGTTGCCGGCGCAAGTCACCACACCGGGCCAGCGTCCGGCAGTGCGCCATGCACGCCGGATACTGATGCTGGAAGGCTGCGTGCAGCCGGCCCTGTCACCCAATACCAATGCCGCTGCTGCGCGGCTGCTCGACCGCCTGGGTATCAGTGTGCAACCGGTCCGGCAGGCCGGATGCTGTGGCGCGGTGGACTATCACCTGAATGCCCAGGAGCAAGGCCTGCAGCGGGCACGGCGCAATATCGACGCCTGGTGGCCCGCCATCGAAGCGGGTGTCGAGGCTATCGTGCAGACCGCCAGCGGCTGCGGTGCGTTTGTCCGCGACTATGGCCACCTGCTGGAAAAAGACCCCCATTACGCTGCCAAGGCCGCCCGGGTCAGCGCCCTTTCCCGCGATCTGGTGGAAATCCTGCGCGATGAGCCGATCGAACAATTGGCCCTGTGCGCCGAACAGCGCCTGGCCTTCCACTGTCCATGCACCCTGCAGCACGCACTGAAGCTGGGCGGCGCGGTAGAGGCGTTGCTGACACGGCTTGGCTTTACCCTGACCTCGGTGCCCGATGGCCACCTGTGCTGCGGCTCGGCAGGCACCTATTCGCTGACCCAGCCAGAACTGTCACTGCAACTACGCGACAATCGTCTGAATGCGCTGGAAAGCGGTAAACCGCACCTCATTGCCACAGCCAACATAGGCTGCCAGGCCCACCTCGACGGAGCTGGACGCACGCCCGTGCGCCACTGGGTCGAAATCGTCGAAGCAGCCTTGAACCCGGAGCCCGCCCATGCTTAG